A window of the Enterobacteriaceae bacterium 4M9 genome harbors these coding sequences:
- a CDS encoding aldehyde dehydrogenase family protein — translation MNHVTSSQTKALHWIDGQWLDSAEQGESIDPATGRKIGDYAIGDENTARQAVSAAHNAFVHSEWRHNRELRARTLHDLADRFEQHIPQLATLLSLENGKILPEAEFELSLVAPGLRYCAGLIYLDGGRAAQWAQGRFSLLIREAVGVVGISVPWNSPVALLSRSLAPALAAGCTTVVKMPGQTAQVNAFIARIISSSPYLPAGVVNMVTGEKAVLSYLVASAQVPVISFTGSTQTGRAIAASGAAKLKRFGFELGGKTPAIVFDDANLDAALVKITQSLTTFSGQFCMTGSRLLVQRGIADLVRERLSARLEAVKVGPASDSASEMGPLIDKASVARVNALVETAIAQGAQVLVRGGPVTQGPLAAGAFYRPTLLEVTDPSLAVVQQEVFGPVLTLQVFDSEAQAIALANDSEFGLAASIWSGDVDRPLRVAAQLEAGTVWINDWATMRDEFEEGGYKQSGLGRLRGLAQMDDFLEYKHIVLQPGVMPNE, via the coding sequence ATGAATCACGTTACGTCCTCTCAGACTAAGGCGCTGCACTGGATAGACGGGCAGTGGCTTGACAGCGCTGAGCAGGGGGAAAGTATCGATCCTGCCACTGGGCGCAAAATTGGTGATTATGCCATTGGTGATGAAAACACCGCCCGGCAAGCCGTGAGCGCGGCGCACAATGCGTTTGTCCACAGCGAGTGGCGGCATAACCGCGAACTGCGCGCCCGGACCTTGCACGACCTGGCCGACCGCTTTGAACAACATATTCCGCAACTGGCGACACTGTTAAGTCTTGAGAACGGCAAAATTTTGCCGGAGGCAGAGTTTGAACTGTCGCTGGTGGCACCTGGGTTGCGCTATTGCGCCGGGTTGATTTATCTCGATGGCGGACGTGCGGCGCAGTGGGCGCAAGGGCGTTTTTCACTGCTGATTCGTGAAGCGGTGGGGGTGGTCGGCATCAGTGTGCCCTGGAACTCCCCGGTCGCACTTCTGAGTCGCTCGCTGGCCCCGGCGCTGGCGGCAGGTTGTACCACTGTTGTCAAAATGCCGGGGCAAACCGCGCAGGTGAACGCGTTTATTGCCCGCATTATCAGCTCATCACCTTATCTGCCTGCGGGTGTTGTGAATATGGTGACCGGCGAGAAAGCGGTGCTCAGCTATCTGGTGGCGTCAGCACAGGTGCCGGTTATCAGCTTTACCGGCAGCACGCAAACCGGGCGGGCGATTGCTGCATCCGGTGCGGCAAAGCTTAAACGGTTTGGTTTTGAACTGGGCGGCAAAACGCCCGCTATCGTGTTTGATGATGCCAACCTTGACGCTGCGTTAGTGAAAATCACGCAATCCCTGACTACCTTTTCGGGCCAGTTCTGCATGACGGGCAGCCGTCTGTTGGTGCAGCGCGGTATCGCGGACCTGGTGCGCGAGCGCCTGAGTGCGCGGCTGGAGGCGGTGAAAGTCGGACCTGCGTCAGACAGTGCCAGCGAGATGGGACCACTGATTGATAAAGCCAGCGTGGCGCGGGTTAACGCACTAGTTGAGACAGCGATTGCGCAAGGCGCACAGGTGCTGGTGCGCGGCGGCCCGGTAACACAAGGTCCGCTAGCGGCTGGCGCATTTTACCGCCCAACGTTGCTTGAGGTAACGGACCCCTCACTGGCCGTTGTACAGCAGGAGGTGTTTGGCCCGGTGTTAACCCTGCAGGTGTTCGACAGCGAAGCGCAGGCCATTGCGCTGGCCAATGACAGCGAATTCGGCCTGGCCGCAAGCATCTGGTCTGGCGATGTTGACCGTCCTTTGCGCGTTGCCGCGCAGCTTGAGGCCGGTACCGTCTGGATTAACGACTGGGCAACGATGCGCGATGAGTTCGAAGAAGGCGGCTACAAGCAAAGCGGCCTGGGGCGCCTGCGCGGACTGGCGCAGATGGACGATTTCCTTGAGTACAAACACATTGTTTTACAACCAGGCGTAATGCCGAACGAATGA
- a CDS encoding LysR family transcriptional regulator, with protein sequence MSLNPTDLLFFIRVVEEGSFTLAAERLDVPKSTLSRRISQLEDTLGEILLRRTTRRLTITDFGHTFYLQAKRVAYELDIAATLSDRHLQQPGGLLRLSMPGGFTPDMLGAFLNRFVERYPDIQLEVNISQRRVDLVAENYDLALRLGKLADDATLVARKITTFQPGLYASPEWIARHGAVQMPDDIVNHRVLMLQMHASDSALWEMEREGERWQKTPPILVKANTPDVLKAMALAGAGLACLAEHYARPEVASGQLTGILTDWRMPGVPVWAVFPGRRLIPARTRIFIDELKQHLNEKAKN encoded by the coding sequence ATGTCACTCAATCCCACTGATTTGTTGTTTTTTATTCGGGTTGTTGAAGAAGGCAGTTTCACGCTCGCAGCAGAGCGGCTGGATGTGCCTAAATCCACGCTGTCGCGGCGTATTTCGCAACTGGAGGATACACTGGGGGAGATTTTGCTGCGCCGCACGACCCGCAGGCTGACGATTACCGACTTTGGCCACACCTTTTACCTGCAGGCAAAGCGCGTGGCCTATGAACTGGATATTGCGGCTACCTTGAGCGACCGACATTTGCAGCAGCCTGGCGGTCTGTTGCGCCTGTCCATGCCCGGCGGCTTCACGCCGGATATGCTCGGCGCGTTTCTCAATCGCTTTGTGGAGCGCTATCCGGATATCCAGCTGGAAGTGAATATTTCACAGCGCCGCGTGGATCTCGTGGCAGAGAACTACGATCTGGCTCTGCGGCTGGGGAAACTTGCGGATGACGCAACGCTGGTTGCCAGAAAAATCACCACGTTTCAACCGGGGCTGTATGCCTCTCCCGAATGGATAGCCCGCCATGGTGCGGTGCAAATGCCGGATGACATAGTGAATCACCGGGTGTTGATGCTGCAAATGCACGCTTCTGATTCAGCTCTATGGGAAATGGAGCGCGAAGGTGAGCGGTGGCAAAAAACGCCGCCGATTCTGGTGAAAGCCAACACGCCGGATGTGCTTAAAGCGATGGCGCTGGCAGGCGCAGGGCTGGCCTGTCTTGCCGAGCACTATGCCAGACCTGAAGTGGCAAGCGGACAACTCACAGGCATACTCACTGACTGGCGCATGCCGGGCGTGCCGGTGTGGGCGGTGTTTCCAGGGCGGCGCCTGATCCCCGCACGCACCCGAATCTTTATTGATGAGTTAAAGCAGCACCTTAACGAAAAGGCAAAAAACTAG
- the mnmC gene encoding bifunctional tRNA (5-methylaminomethyl-2-thiouridine)(34)-methyltransferase MnmD/FAD-dependent 5-carboxymethylaminomethyl-2-thiouridine(34) oxidoreductase MnmC, with protein sequence MNPSSLQSARIHFNEDGTPVSREFDDVYFSNDNGLEETRYVFLDANRLPARFTEHSRELFVTAESGFGTGLNFLTLWQAFRTFRHQHPSTRLRRLHFISFEKFPLTADDLAAAHAHWPELGELAQALQAQWPLPFSGCHRLLLDEGAVTLDLWFGDINDTLSQLDDSANGKVDAWFLDGFAPAKNPDMWTQQLFTGMARLARPGCTLATFTAAGFVRRGLEDAGFSMHKRKGFGRKRDMLVGEILTANPAKPRTPWYARPPAEVREAALIGGGIASALLALMLLKRGWQVTLYCEDAQPAQGASGNRQGALYPLLNGHDPALTQFFPAAFTFARRLYDSLPVAFDHDWCGVTQLGWDEKSQHKIDQMLALGLPQALAHALDAQQAQALSGLETGCGGITFPQGGWLCPAELTGACLTLAQAQGLMLHYQKQVTAIAPNEAGWQLDFNDGTQAQHATLVLANGHRINQFAQTERLAVYAVGGQVSHIPTTPELAKLRQVLCYDGYLTPQNINNQHHCMGASYHRGVTDMRYSEDDQQHNRQRLIDCFPAQTWPQAIDVSGSEARCGVRCATRDHLPMVGAAPDFAATLAQYAALSESPQAAEPAPYYPNLFLLGALGSRGLCSAPLAAETLAAQMSDEPLPLNAQTLAALNPNRLWVRKLLKGKAVR encoded by the coding sequence GTGAACCCATCATCCTTGCAATCTGCACGCATCCACTTTAATGAAGACGGTACACCTGTATCCCGAGAGTTTGACGACGTCTACTTCTCTAATGATAACGGGCTTGAGGAAACGCGCTATGTGTTTCTCGATGCAAACCGTCTGCCCGCACGCTTTACGGAACATTCTCGCGAGCTATTTGTGACAGCCGAAAGCGGTTTTGGCACCGGGCTTAACTTCCTGACGCTGTGGCAGGCTTTTCGCACTTTTCGTCATCAGCATCCCAGCACCCGGCTGCGTCGCCTGCACTTTATAAGTTTTGAAAAGTTCCCGCTGACCGCAGACGACCTCGCGGCGGCTCATGCCCATTGGCCAGAGTTAGGTGAACTGGCGCAGGCTTTACAGGCTCAGTGGCCCCTGCCCTTTAGCGGCTGCCACCGTCTGCTGCTCGATGAAGGTGCGGTGACGCTGGACCTGTGGTTTGGGGATATTAACGACACATTGTCTCAGCTTGATGACAGCGCCAACGGCAAAGTCGACGCCTGGTTTCTGGATGGCTTCGCGCCAGCTAAAAACCCGGACATGTGGACACAACAACTGTTTACAGGCATGGCACGCCTTGCGCGACCGGGCTGCACGCTTGCCACCTTCACCGCCGCCGGTTTCGTGCGCCGCGGTCTGGAAGACGCCGGATTCAGCATGCACAAACGCAAGGGTTTTGGCCGCAAACGCGACATGTTGGTCGGTGAGATACTCACAGCCAATCCTGCAAAACCGCGCACGCCCTGGTATGCACGCCCGCCCGCCGAGGTGCGCGAAGCCGCGCTGATAGGCGGCGGTATCGCCAGCGCTCTGCTGGCGTTGATGCTGCTGAAGCGCGGCTGGCAGGTCACCCTTTACTGCGAAGACGCCCAACCGGCCCAGGGGGCTTCTGGCAACCGCCAGGGTGCGCTTTATCCGCTGCTCAACGGCCACGATCCGGCCCTGACGCAGTTTTTCCCGGCCGCCTTTACCTTTGCCCGCCGCCTGTATGACTCGCTGCCCGTGGCGTTTGACCACGACTGGTGCGGTGTGACGCAGCTTGGCTGGGATGAAAAAAGCCAGCACAAGATTGACCAGATGCTCGCGCTTGGCTTGCCGCAGGCGCTGGCCCACGCCCTGGACGCTCAACAGGCACAGGCGTTAAGCGGTCTTGAAACAGGCTGCGGTGGCATCACTTTCCCACAGGGCGGCTGGCTGTGTCCGGCCGAACTGACGGGCGCTTGTCTGACGCTTGCGCAGGCGCAAGGGCTGATGCTGCACTACCAAAAACAGGTCACGGCCATCGCGCCGAACGAAGCAGGCTGGCAGCTTGATTTTAATGATGGCACGCAGGCACAGCACGCCACGCTGGTGCTGGCTAACGGCCATCGCATCAACCAGTTTGCTCAGACTGAGCGCCTTGCCGTGTACGCCGTTGGCGGCCAGGTCAGCCATATTCCTACCACGCCAGAGCTTGCAAAGCTGCGCCAGGTGCTGTGTTACGACGGCTACCTGACGCCACAAAACATCAACAACCAGCACCACTGCATGGGTGCCAGCTACCACCGTGGCGTAACTGACATGCGCTACAGCGAAGACGATCAGCAGCATAACCGTCAGCGTTTGATTGACTGCTTCCCGGCACAGACATGGCCGCAAGCGATAGACGTGAGCGGCAGTGAAGCACGCTGTGGGGTGCGCTGCGCCACACGCGATCATTTGCCGATGGTGGGCGCAGCACCGGATTTTGCCGCAACATTGGCACAGTACGCCGCGCTAAGTGAATCCCCGCAGGCGGCAGAGCCTGCACCGTACTATCCCAACCTGTTCCTGCTCGGCGCGCTGGGTTCGCGTGGGCTGTGTAGCGCACCGCTGGCGGCAGAAACGCTTGCCGCACAGATGAGCGATGAACCGCTGCCGCTTAATGCCCAGACGCTGGCAGCCCTTAATCCAAACCGGCTGTGGGTGAGAAAGTTGCTTAAGGGAAAAGCAGTGCGTTAA
- the fabB gene encoding beta-ketoacyl-ACP synthase I: MKRAVITGLGIVSSIGNNQQEVLASLREGRSGITFSQELKDSGMRSHVWGNVKLDTTGLIDRKVVRFMSDASIYAYLSMEQAVADAGLSEETYQNNPRVGLIAGSGGGSPKFQVFGADAMRGPRGLKAVGPYVVTKAMASGVSACLATPFKIHGVNYSISSACATSAHCIGNAVEQIQLGKQDIVFAGGGEELCWEMACEFDAMGALSTKYNETPEKASRTYDASRDGFVIAGGGGMVVVEELEHALARGAHIYAEIVGYGATSDGADMVAPSGEGAVRCMKMAMDGVDTPIDYLNSHGTSTPVGDVKELGAIREVFGDNTPAISATKAMTGHSLGAAGVQEAIYSLLMLEHGFIAPSINIEELDEQANGMNIITQPTERKLNTVMSNSFGFGGTNATLVMRKLNA, translated from the coding sequence ATGAAACGTGCAGTGATTACTGGCTTGGGCATCGTTTCCAGCATCGGTAATAACCAGCAGGAAGTCCTGGCATCCCTGCGTGAAGGACGCTCCGGGATCACTTTCTCTCAAGAACTGAAAGACTCCGGTATGCGTAGCCACGTGTGGGGTAATGTTAAACTCGACACCACCGGTCTTATCGATCGCAAAGTTGTGCGCTTTATGAGCGACGCGTCCATTTACGCATACCTTTCCATGGAGCAGGCCGTAGCGGATGCGGGCCTGTCCGAAGAAACCTACCAGAACAACCCGCGCGTGGGCCTGATTGCCGGTTCCGGTGGCGGTTCGCCGAAGTTCCAGGTGTTTGGCGCAGACGCGATGCGCGGTCCGCGTGGCCTGAAAGCCGTTGGCCCTTACGTGGTTACCAAAGCGATGGCTTCCGGCGTGTCTGCCTGCCTCGCCACGCCGTTTAAAATCCACGGCGTGAACTACTCCATCAGTTCTGCCTGCGCCACCTCTGCACACTGCATCGGTAACGCGGTGGAGCAGATTCAGCTTGGCAAACAGGACATCGTCTTTGCCGGTGGCGGCGAAGAGCTGTGCTGGGAAATGGCCTGTGAGTTCGACGCAATGGGCGCGCTGTCCACCAAATACAACGAGACGCCAGAAAAAGCCTCCCGTACCTATGACGCGAGCCGCGACGGCTTTGTTATCGCGGGCGGCGGCGGCATGGTCGTGGTTGAAGAACTCGAGCACGCGCTGGCGCGCGGTGCGCATATCTACGCAGAAATCGTTGGCTACGGCGCAACGTCTGACGGTGCCGACATGGTAGCACCGTCTGGCGAAGGTGCGGTGCGGTGCATGAAGATGGCGATGGATGGCGTGGATACGCCAATCGACTATCTCAACAGCCACGGTACTTCAACGCCGGTCGGTGACGTGAAAGAACTGGGCGCAATTCGTGAGGTGTTTGGTGACAACACCCCGGCAATTTCTGCCACTAAAGCCATGACCGGTCACTCGCTGGGTGCAGCGGGTGTGCAGGAAGCTATCTACTCGCTGCTGATGCTGGAGCACGGCTTTATCGCGCCGAGCATCAATATTGAAGAGCTGGACGAGCAGGCAAACGGCATGAACATCATTACTCAGCCGACTGAGCGCAAGCTTAATACCGTGATGTCCAACAGCTTCGGTTTTGGCGGCACCAACGCCACGCTGGTGATGCGTAAACTGAACGCATAA
- a CDS encoding nuclear transport factor 2 family protein produces MALSGQALAQTPEQDMATALKTGEPMDVINAFLSHTAPDKVTDASQKLVASDATYVSLNFDNPELKQIEPWAGTSKGPEGFISTFVRVAQYWDILDFRVSEKFASGENVAVFGRFTYRSKAVGNTFTSPFAILAKVKGGKITYFQFMEDTYASAGSFRSSGKWLVKTDPTKGSYLVGK; encoded by the coding sequence ATGGCGCTGAGTGGTCAGGCGCTGGCACAAACCCCGGAGCAGGACATGGCAACCGCGCTGAAAACAGGCGAGCCGATGGATGTGATCAACGCCTTTTTGTCACATACCGCGCCGGATAAGGTGACGGACGCGTCGCAAAAACTGGTAGCGAGCGATGCAACCTACGTATCGCTCAACTTCGATAACCCGGAATTAAAACAAATCGAGCCGTGGGCAGGCACCTCAAAAGGGCCGGAAGGTTTTATCAGCACCTTTGTGCGCGTGGCGCAGTACTGGGATATTCTGGATTTCAGGGTGAGTGAAAAGTTTGCCAGCGGTGAAAACGTGGCGGTGTTTGGGCGCTTCACCTATCGCTCCAAAGCGGTCGGTAACACCTTTACCTCGCCTTTTGCCATTCTGGCAAAGGTGAAGGGCGGTAAAATCACCTATTTCCAGTTTATGGAAGATACCTACGCGTCTGCCGGTTCATTTCGCAGCAGCGGCAAATGGCTGGTGAAAACGGACCCCACCAAAGGGTCCTATCTGGTAGGAAAATAA